In Neorhizobium galegae, the following proteins share a genomic window:
- the rplN gene encoding 50S ribosomal protein L14, which translates to MIQMQTNLDVADNSGARRVMCIKVLGGSKRKYASIGDIIVVSIKEAIPRGRVKKGDVMKAVVVRTAKDIRRPDGSVIRFDNNAAVLIDNKKEPIGTRIFGPVPRELRAKNHMKIISLAPEVL; encoded by the coding sequence ATGATTCAGATGCAAACAAACCTCGACGTGGCGGATAATTCCGGCGCACGTCGTGTCATGTGCATCAAGGTGCTGGGCGGCTCCAAGCGCAAGTACGCTTCCATCGGCGACATCATTGTCGTTTCGATCAAGGAAGCCATCCCGCGCGGCCGCGTCAAGAAGGGTGACGTGATGAAGGCGGTTGTTGTGCGTACCGCCAAGGACATCCGTCGTCCGGACGGCAGCGTCATCCGCTTCGACAACAACGCAGCGGTCCTCATCGACAACAAGAAAGAGCCGATCGGCACCCGTATCTTCGGACCGGTTCCGCGCGAACTTCGCGCCAAGAACCATATGAAGATCATCTCGCTGGCTCCGGAAGTACTGTAA
- the rplX gene encoding 50S ribosomal protein L24 yields MNKIKKGDSVVVLAGKDKGRSGEVLQVMPKEDRAVVRGINMVKRHQRQSQTQEAGIINKEASIHLSNIAIVAKDGKPTRVGFSVVDGKKVRVAKRTGDVIDG; encoded by the coding sequence ATGAACAAGATCAAGAAGGGCGACAGCGTCGTCGTACTCGCCGGCAAGGACAAGGGTCGCTCCGGCGAAGTCCTTCAGGTTATGCCGAAGGAAGACCGCGCCGTCGTGCGTGGCATCAACATGGTGAAGCGCCACCAGCGTCAGTCTCAGACGCAGGAAGCCGGCATCATCAACAAGGAAGCGTCCATTCACCTGTCGAACATCGCGATCGTCGCGAAAGACGGCAAGCCGACCCGCGTTGGCTTCTCCGTCGTCGACGGCAAGAAGGTGCGTGTAGCCAAGCGTACGGGAGATGTGATCGATGGCTGA
- the rplE gene encoding 50S ribosomal protein L5: protein MAEAKYEPRLKVEYNSRIRAALKEQFSFANDMMIPKLDKIVINMGVGEATADSKKPSVAAADLAAIAGQKPIITKARNSIAGFKVREFMPIGAKVTLRGARMYEFMDRLINIALPRVRDFRGLNPKSFDGRGNFAMGIKEHIVFPEINYDKVDQMWGMDIIVCTTATKDDEARALLKEFNFPFRQ from the coding sequence ATGGCTGAGGCAAAGTATGAGCCGCGGCTCAAGGTGGAATACAATTCCCGTATCCGCGCCGCACTGAAGGAACAGTTCTCCTTCGCAAACGACATGATGATCCCCAAGCTGGACAAGATCGTCATCAACATGGGTGTCGGCGAAGCGACGGCTGACTCGAAGAAGCCTTCCGTGGCTGCCGCCGACCTGGCCGCCATTGCCGGCCAGAAGCCGATCATCACCAAGGCACGGAATTCCATCGCGGGCTTCAAGGTTCGCGAATTCATGCCGATCGGTGCAAAGGTTACGCTTCGCGGCGCCCGCATGTACGAATTCATGGACCGTCTGATCAACATCGCGCTTCCGCGCGTTCGCGACTTTCGTGGCTTGAACCCGAAAAGCTTTGACGGCCGTGGCAACTTCGCCATGGGCATCAAGGAGCACATTGTGTTCCCAGAGATCAACTACGACAAGGTTGATCAGATGTGGGGCATGGACATCATCGTTTGCACGACGGCTACCAAGGACGACGAAGCACGGGCTCTCTTGAAAGAGTTCAACTTCCCGTTCCGCCAGTAA
- the rpsN gene encoding 30S ribosomal protein S14: MAKTSAVEKNKRRRKTVANQAAKRATLKATIMNQELSIEERFKATLKLASLPRDGSKTRIRNRCEVTGRPRAFYRKLRMSRIALRELGNLGKVPGIVKSSW; the protein is encoded by the coding sequence ATGGCGAAAACCAGCGCAGTTGAAAAGAACAAGCGCCGCCGCAAGACAGTTGCCAACCAGGCCGCCAAGCGTGCGACCCTGAAGGCAACCATCATGAACCAGGAACTTTCGATCGAAGAACGGTTCAAGGCAACCCTGAAGCTCGCTTCTCTGCCGCGCGATGGCTCGAAGACGCGTATCCGCAACCGTTGCGAAGTCACCGGTCGCCCGCGCGCTTTCTATCGCAAGCTCAGGATGTCGCGTATCGCGCTTCGTGAGCTCGGCAATCTCGGCAAGGTGCCGGGCATCGTCAAGTCGAGCTGGTAA
- the rpsH gene encoding 30S ribosomal protein S8: MTMTDPLGDMLTRIRNGAARRKSTVSTPASKLRARVLDVLQAEGYIRGYSEIDFGNGKAEIEIELKYYEGASVIREIGRVSKPGRRVYVSVKSIPQVANGLGITILSTPKGVMADHQAREQNVGGEVLCSVF, encoded by the coding sequence ATGACCATGACTGATCCCTTGGGCGATATGCTCACCCGTATCCGCAACGGCGCAGCCCGCCGCAAGTCGACCGTTTCCACGCCTGCTTCCAAGCTGCGTGCTCGCGTCCTCGACGTTCTGCAGGCTGAAGGCTATATCCGCGGTTATTCGGAAATCGACTTCGGTAACGGCAAGGCCGAGATCGAAATCGAACTCAAGTACTACGAAGGCGCGTCGGTGATCCGTGAGATCGGCCGCGTGTCCAAGCCGGGCCGCCGGGTCTATGTCTCGGTAAAGTCCATTCCGCAGGTCGCGAACGGCCTCGGCATCACCATCCTTTCGACTCCGAAGGGCGTGATGGCCGATCACCAGGCTCGCGAACAGAACGTTGGTGGCGAGGTTCTCTGCTCTGTCTTCTAA
- the rplF gene encoding 50S ribosomal protein L6 yields MSRIGKKPVQVPAGITATVDGQKVTAKGPKGELFFVANDEIKLELENNAVSVTPVNDSKDARSKWGMSRTMIENIFKGVKDGFERKLEINGVGYRASLQGKNLQLALGFSHDVVYQTPEGITIAVPKPTEIIVTGINKQQVGQVAAEIREYRGPEPYKGKGVKYAEERIVRKEGKKK; encoded by the coding sequence ATGTCTCGTATCGGTAAAAAGCCCGTTCAGGTTCCTGCAGGGATCACGGCCACTGTTGATGGCCAGAAAGTGACTGCCAAGGGCCCGAAGGGTGAGCTTTTCTTCGTCGCAAACGACGAAATCAAGCTGGAACTCGAAAACAATGCTGTCTCGGTGACCCCGGTCAACGACAGCAAGGATGCTCGTTCGAAGTGGGGCATGTCCCGCACGATGATCGAAAACATCTTCAAGGGTGTGAAGGACGGTTTCGAGCGCAAGCTTGAAATCAACGGCGTTGGTTACCGCGCATCTCTGCAGGGCAAGAACCTGCAGCTGGCTCTCGGCTTTTCCCACGACGTGGTCTATCAGACCCCGGAAGGCATCACCATTGCCGTGCCGAAGCCGACGGAAATCATCGTCACCGGCATCAATAAGCAGCAGGTCGGTCAGGTTGCCGCGGAGATCCGTGAATACCGCGGTCCAGAGCCCTACAAGGGCAAAGGCGTCAAGTACGCTGAGGAACGGATCGTCCGCAAGGAAGGCAAGAAGAAGTAA
- the rplR gene encoding 50S ribosomal protein L18, giving the protein MATRKEALTKRASRVRRQIKKVANGRPRLSVHRSSKNIYVQVIDDVAGRTLAAASTLDAGLRASLKTGADVAAAAAVGKLVAERATKAGVTEVVFDRGAFIYHGRIKALAEAAREGGLSF; this is encoded by the coding sequence ATGGCAACGAGAAAAGAAGCACTCACCAAGCGTGCGAGCCGTGTTCGCCGCCAGATCAAGAAGGTCGCAAACGGCCGTCCGCGTCTGTCGGTTCACCGCTCGTCCAAGAACATCTATGTCCAGGTCATCGACGACGTGGCCGGCCGCACGCTCGCTGCCGCCTCCACGCTCGACGCTGGTCTGCGCGCCTCGCTGAAGACCGGCGCTGACGTTGCGGCTGCCGCCGCTGTCGGCAAGCTGGTTGCGGAACGCGCCACCAAGGCCGGCGTGACGGAAGTCGTGTTCGATCGCGGCGCCTTCATCTATCACGGCCGCATCAAGGCCCTGGCCGAAGCTGCCCGCGAAGGCGGCCTGAGCTTCTAA
- the rpsE gene encoding 30S ribosomal protein S5: protein MAQERRGQREDRQSREERDSEFVDKLVAINRVAKVVKGGRRFGFAALVVVGDQKGRVGFGHGKAREVPEAIRKATESAKRDLIFVPLRDGRTLHHDVNGRHGAGKVLLRSAKAGTGIIAGGPMRAVFETLGVHDVVAKSTGSSNPYNMVRATFDALKHQVHPKDVAAQRGIKYATLQTRRAASGNAQEE, encoded by the coding sequence ATGGCACAAGAAAGAAGAGGCCAGCGCGAAGATCGCCAGAGCCGCGAAGAGCGCGATAGCGAATTCGTCGACAAGCTGGTCGCGATCAACCGCGTCGCCAAGGTCGTCAAGGGCGGCCGTCGTTTTGGTTTCGCAGCTCTCGTCGTCGTCGGCGACCAGAAGGGCCGCGTCGGCTTCGGCCATGGCAAGGCACGCGAAGTGCCGGAAGCCATCCGCAAGGCGACCGAAAGCGCAAAGCGCGATCTGATTTTCGTTCCCCTGCGTGATGGCCGTACGCTGCATCACGATGTCAACGGCCGTCACGGCGCCGGCAAGGTTCTGCTGCGCTCGGCCAAGGCTGGTACCGGCATCATCGCCGGCGGCCCGATGCGCGCCGTATTCGAAACGCTCGGCGTCCATGACGTCGTTGCCAAGTCGACCGGTTCGTCGAACCCTTACAACATGGTTCGCGCCACGTTCGACGCCCTGAAGCATCAGGTGCATCCGAAGGACGTAGCAGCTCAGCGCGGCATCAAGTATGCAACGCTGCAGACTCGCCGCGCCGCTTCCGGCAATGCGCAGGAAGAATAA
- the rpmD gene encoding 50S ribosomal protein L30, whose protein sequence is MAKKATQAEAKKTVTVEQTGSPIRRPAVQRQTLIGLGLNKMHRTRTLEDTPSVRGMIRAVQHLVRVVDEK, encoded by the coding sequence ATGGCCAAGAAAGCCACTCAGGCAGAAGCCAAGAAGACGGTTACCGTCGAGCAGACCGGTAGCCCCATCCGCCGCCCGGCCGTACAGCGTCAGACGCTGATCGGTCTAGGCCTCAACAAGATGCACCGGACCCGTACGCTGGAAGATACTCCTTCCGTTCGTGGCATGATCCGGGCTGTCCAGCATCTCGTTCGCGTCGTCGACGAGAAGTGA
- the rplO gene encoding 50S ribosomal protein L15, translating to MKLNEIKDNEGSSKDRIRVGRGIGSGKGKTGGRGVKGQKARSGVAIKGFEGGQMPIYRRLPKRGFTNIFKTDYAVVSLGRIQTAIDAKKLDPKATIDAAALKAAGVIRRPKDGVRLLADGELTAKVSIEVAGASKAAVEKIEKAGASIKLLVVAEAAAE from the coding sequence ATGAAACTGAATGAGATCAAGGACAACGAAGGCTCTTCCAAGGACCGTATCCGCGTAGGTCGCGGTATCGGTTCGGGCAAGGGCAAGACCGGTGGTCGCGGCGTGAAGGGTCAGAAGGCCCGTTCCGGCGTCGCCATCAAGGGCTTCGAAGGCGGCCAGATGCCGATCTATCGTCGCCTGCCGAAGCGCGGCTTCACCAACATCTTCAAGACTGACTACGCCGTCGTTTCGCTCGGCCGTATCCAGACCGCGATTGATGCCAAGAAGCTCGACCCGAAGGCAACGATCGATGCTGCCGCCCTCAAGGCTGCCGGCGTCATCCGTCGTCCCAAGGACGGCGTTCGTCTCCTCGCCGACGGCGAGCTGACGGCGAAGGTTTCGATCGAAGTTGCCGGCGCCTCCAAGGCTGCCGTCGAGAAGATCGAGAAGGCCGGCGCTTCGATCAAGCTGCTCGTCGTAGCCGAAGCAGCGGCCGAATAA
- the secY gene encoding preprotein translocase subunit SecY, translating to MASAAEQLASNLNFATFAKAEDLKKRLWFTLAALLVYRLGTHIPLPGLNPEAYAQAFRGQAGGILGLFNMFSGGAVERMAIFALGIMPYISASIIVQLMTSVVPSLENLKKEGEAGRKIINQYTRYGTVLLGTLQAYGIAAGLESGQGLVLDPGWFFKISTVVTLLGGTMFLMWLGEQITSRGIGNGISLIIFAGIAAGLPTALAGTLELGRTGALPTALILTVIVVAIGVIALIVFVERAQRRLLIQYPKRQVGNRMFQGDTSHLPLKLNTSGVIPAIFASSLLLLPATAAGFAGNAGLPDWATMIISALGHGQPLFMLLYGLLIAFFAFFYTAIVFNPKDTADNLKKHGGFIPGIRPGERTAEYIDYVLTRITVVGAIYLVFVCILPEFLVARSGVPLALGGTSLLIVVSVTLDTVAQIQGHLIAQQYEGLIKKSKLRGGKRGR from the coding sequence ATGGCTTCTGCAGCGGAACAACTTGCCTCCAATCTGAATTTTGCGACTTTCGCAAAAGCGGAGGATCTCAAGAAGCGGCTTTGGTTTACCCTCGCGGCACTTTTGGTGTATCGCCTCGGCACCCATATTCCGCTTCCGGGCTTGAACCCCGAAGCCTATGCGCAGGCCTTCCGCGGCCAGGCCGGCGGCATCCTCGGACTTTTCAACATGTTTTCGGGCGGTGCAGTGGAGCGCATGGCGATCTTCGCGCTCGGCATCATGCCCTATATTTCCGCATCGATCATCGTGCAGCTGATGACCTCGGTCGTCCCTTCGCTTGAAAACCTCAAGAAGGAAGGCGAAGCCGGCCGCAAGATCATCAACCAGTACACCCGTTACGGCACGGTGCTGCTCGGTACGCTGCAGGCCTATGGCATTGCAGCCGGCCTCGAGAGCGGCCAGGGCCTGGTGCTCGATCCGGGCTGGTTCTTCAAGATTTCGACGGTCGTGACGCTGCTCGGCGGCACCATGTTCCTGATGTGGCTCGGTGAGCAGATCACCTCGCGCGGCATCGGCAACGGCATTTCGCTGATCATCTTCGCAGGTATCGCCGCAGGTCTTCCGACCGCGCTGGCCGGTACGTTGGAGCTTGGCCGTACCGGTGCGCTTCCGACTGCGCTGATTCTCACCGTCATCGTGGTGGCCATCGGCGTCATCGCCCTCATCGTTTTCGTCGAGCGCGCCCAGCGCCGCCTTCTGATCCAGTATCCGAAGCGCCAGGTGGGCAACCGCATGTTCCAGGGCGATACGTCGCACCTGCCGCTGAAGCTCAACACTTCGGGCGTCATCCCGGCGATCTTCGCCTCGTCGCTGCTGCTTCTGCCGGCGACGGCTGCGGGCTTTGCCGGCAATGCCGGGCTGCCGGACTGGGCGACGATGATCATCTCGGCGCTCGGCCACGGCCAGCCGCTGTTCATGCTGCTCTACGGCCTGCTGATTGCCTTCTTCGCCTTCTTCTACACGGCGATCGTCTTCAATCCGAAGGACACCGCCGACAATCTGAAGAAGCATGGCGGCTTCATTCCGGGCATCCGCCCGGGCGAACGCACGGCCGAATACATCGATTACGTGCTGACCCGCATCACGGTCGTCGGCGCGATCTACCTTGTCTTCGTCTGCATCCTGCCGGAATTCCTCGTGGCCCGCAGCGGCGTGCCATTAGCCCTTGGTGGGACTTCGCTTTTGATTGTTGTCAGTGTAACCCTCGATACGGTAGCACAGATCCAAGGGCACCTCATTGCGCAGCAGTATGAGGGTCTGATCAAGAAGTCGAAACTGCGCGGAGGAAAGAGGGGACGATGA
- a CDS encoding adenylate kinase gives MRLILLGPPGAGKGTQAQRIVEKHGIPQLSTGDMLRAAVAAETEVGKRAKAVMDAGNLVSDEIVNAIVSERIDQPDCANGFILDGFPRTLVQADATEAMLKAKGLDLSVVIELRVDDKELVRRVSGRYSCAQCGTVYHDTDKKPSQEGVCDKCGSTHFKRRPDDNAETMTKRLEVYYKETSPLIGYYHAKGKLKAVDGMADMDKVTADIENILAAL, from the coding sequence ATGAGACTGATTCTTTTAGGGCCGCCGGGCGCGGGGAAGGGGACCCAGGCCCAGCGGATCGTGGAGAAACACGGTATCCCGCAGCTCTCCACGGGCGACATGCTGCGTGCAGCCGTCGCCGCCGAGACGGAAGTTGGCAAGCGCGCCAAGGCCGTCATGGATGCCGGCAATCTTGTCTCCGACGAGATCGTCAACGCGATTGTCTCCGAGCGTATCGACCAGCCCGATTGCGCCAACGGCTTCATCCTCGATGGTTTCCCGCGCACCCTGGTGCAGGCGGATGCGACCGAGGCGATGCTGAAGGCCAAGGGTCTCGATCTTTCGGTCGTCATCGAACTGCGTGTCGACGACAAGGAACTCGTGCGCCGCGTCTCCGGCCGCTATTCCTGCGCCCAGTGCGGCACGGTCTACCACGACACGGACAAGAAGCCGTCTCAGGAAGGCGTCTGCGACAAGTGCGGTTCGACGCATTTCAAGCGCCGTCCCGACGACAATGCCGAGACAATGACCAAGCGCCTCGAGGTCTACTACAAGGAAACCTCGCCGCTGATCGGTTATTACCACGCCAAGGGCAAGCTCAAGGCTGTGGACGGCATGGCCGACATGGACAAGGTCACGGCCGATATCGAAAATATCCTGGCGGCTCTTTGA
- the rpsM gene encoding 30S ribosomal protein S13 — translation MARIAGVNIPTAKRVVIALTYIHGIGPKFASEIMEKVGLPAEKRVHQLTDSEILQIRETIDRDYQVEGDLRRETAMNIKRLMDLGCYRGLRHRRGLPVRGQRTHTNARTRKGPAKAIAGKKK, via the coding sequence GTGGCACGTATCGCTGGCGTCAACATCCCGACTGCGAAGCGCGTTGTCATCGCGCTGACCTACATTCACGGGATCGGCCCGAAATTCGCATCGGAAATCATGGAGAAGGTCGGTCTTCCGGCTGAAAAGCGCGTCCATCAGCTGACGGACTCGGAAATCCTCCAGATTCGCGAAACCATCGACCGCGACTATCAGGTCGAAGGCGACCTTCGTCGCGAAACCGCGATGAACATCAAGCGTCTGATGGACCTTGGCTGCTACCGCGGCCTGCGTCATCGCCGTGGCCTTCCGGTCCGCGGTCAGCGCACGCACACCAATGCCCGCACCCGCAAGGGCCCGGCAAAGGCGATCGCTGGTAAGAAGAAGTAA
- the rpsK gene encoding 30S ribosomal protein S11, protein MAKEATRVRRRERKNITSGVAHVNSTFNNTMITITDAQGNAIAWSSAGAKGFKGSRKSTPFAAQIAAEDCAKKAQEHGMKSLEVEVCGPGSGRESALRALQAAGFMITSIRDVTPIPHNGCRPRKKRRV, encoded by the coding sequence ATGGCCAAGGAAGCCACCCGCGTCCGTAGACGCGAGCGTAAAAATATCACGTCGGGCGTTGCCCACGTCAATTCTACCTTCAACAACACGATGATCACCATCACCGACGCGCAGGGCAATGCGATTGCCTGGTCGTCTGCTGGTGCAAAGGGCTTCAAGGGTTCGCGCAAGTCGACCCCGTTCGCAGCCCAGATCGCTGCCGAAGACTGCGCCAAGAAGGCGCAGGAGCATGGCATGAAGTCGCTGGAAGTCGAAGTCTGCGGCCCGGGTTCCGGCCGTGAATCGGCTCTGCGCGCTCTGCAGGCTGCCGGCTTCATGATCACCTCGATCCGTGACGTGACACCGATCCCGCACAACGGCTGCCGCCCGCGCAAGAAGCGCCGCGTCTGA
- a CDS encoding DNA-directed RNA polymerase subunit alpha: protein MIQKNWQELIKPNKVEFSSSGRTKVTLVAEPLERGFGLTLGNALRRVLLSSLRGAAVTAVQIDGVLHEFSSIPGVREDVTDIVLNIKEIAIKMDGDDAKRMVVRKQGPGSVTAGDIQTVGDIEILNPHHVICTLDEGAEIRMEFTVNNGKGYVPADRNRAEDAPIGLIPVDSLYSPVKKVSYKVENTREGQVLDYDKLTMTIETDGSVTGEDAVAFAARILQDQLSVFVNFDEPQKDVEEESVTELAFNPALLKKVDELELSVRSANCLKNDNIVYIGDLIQKTEAEMLRTPNFGRKSLNEIKEVLASMGLHLGMEVPAWPPENIEDLAKRYEDQY, encoded by the coding sequence ATGATCCAGAAGAACTGGCAGGAATTGATCAAGCCGAACAAGGTGGAATTCTCCTCCTCCGGCCGTACCAAGGTAACCCTGGTTGCCGAACCCCTCGAGCGCGGCTTCGGCCTGACGCTCGGCAACGCGCTTCGTCGCGTGCTTTTGTCGTCTCTGCGCGGTGCGGCTGTGACCGCCGTGCAGATCGACGGCGTATTGCATGAGTTCTCCTCCATCCCGGGCGTCCGGGAAGATGTGACGGATATCGTGCTCAACATCAAGGAAATCGCCATCAAGATGGATGGCGACGACGCAAAGCGCATGGTCGTGCGCAAGCAGGGCCCGGGTTCGGTAACCGCCGGCGACATTCAGACGGTTGGCGATATCGAGATCCTCAATCCGCACCATGTCATCTGCACCCTCGACGAGGGTGCCGAGATCCGCATGGAATTCACGGTCAACAACGGCAAGGGTTACGTCCCGGCCGATCGCAACCGTGCCGAAGACGCTCCGATCGGTCTCATCCCGGTCGACAGCCTCTATTCGCCGGTCAAGAAAGTGTCCTACAAGGTGGAAAACACCCGCGAAGGTCAGGTTCTCGACTACGACAAGCTGACCATGACCATCGAAACCGATGGCTCGGTCACGGGTGAAGACGCCGTTGCCTTCGCGGCTCGCATCCTTCAGGACCAGCTCTCGGTTTTCGTCAACTTCGACGAACCGCAGAAGGACGTCGAAGAAGAGTCGGTCACCGAACTCGCGTTCAACCCGGCGCTTCTCAAGAAGGTGGACGAACTGGAACTCTCGGTCCGTTCGGCCAACTGCCTGAAGAACGACAACATCGTTTACATCGGCGATCTCATCCAGAAGACCGAGGCGGAAATGCTGCGCACTCCGAATTTCGGTCGCAAGTCGCTGAACGAGATCAAGGAAGTTCTGGCATCCATGGGCCTCCATCTCGGTATGGAAGTTCCCGCCTGGCCGCCGGAAAACATCGAAGATCTCGCCAAGCGTTACGAAGACCAGTACTGA
- the rplQ gene encoding 50S ribosomal protein L17 — translation MRHGVAGRKLNRTASHRKAMFANMAASLITHEQIVTTLPKAKEIRPIVEKLVTLGKRGDLHARRQAISQIQDQDAVKKLFDAIASRYATRNGGYLRIMKAGFRQGDNAAMAVIEFVERDVDAKGAADKARVAAEAEAAEAA, via the coding sequence ATGCGCCACGGAGTAGCCGGCCGCAAGCTCAATCGTACCGCCAGCCACCGCAAGGCGATGTTCGCCAACATGGCGGCTTCGCTCATCACCCACGAGCAGATCGTCACGACCCTTCCGAAGGCGAAGGAAATCCGTCCGATCGTTGAAAAGCTCGTCACCCTCGGCAAGCGCGGCGACCTGCACGCTCGTCGTCAGGCGATCTCGCAGATCCAGGACCAGGACGCCGTCAAGAAGCTGTTCGACGCCATCGCTTCGCGTTACGCAACCCGCAACGGCGGTTACCTGCGTATCATGAAGGCTGGCTTCCGCCAGGGCGACAACGCTGCCATGGCCGTCATCGAGTTCGTTGAACGCGATGTTGACGCCAAGGGCGCAGCCGACAAGGCTCGTGTTGCCGCTGAAGCAGAAGCTGCCGAAGCCGCATAA
- a CDS encoding DoxX family protein gives MVEHVVFDNAKDELVIPALAPVYEKLAQPMAWSIFRLAVGGMLVIEGWPKIIAPFAQVGFVENIGMYPGWFWSPFLAALQFFGGMFIAAGLFTRPMALANAVMLAMTLWFHVTHPYGDAFLTPAGIEALKAGGQQLFTPQALVRLKDGGHVFLEQVQGKAELASLFWTGGAFLYAAFGGGYLSLDRLLFRKQF, from the coding sequence ATGGTTGAACATGTAGTTTTTGATAATGCAAAAGACGAACTCGTCATTCCCGCTTTGGCCCCTGTCTATGAAAAGCTGGCGCAGCCCATGGCCTGGAGCATATTCCGGCTGGCGGTCGGCGGCATGCTGGTAATCGAAGGATGGCCGAAGATCATTGCGCCGTTTGCGCAGGTCGGCTTCGTCGAAAATATCGGAATGTACCCGGGCTGGTTCTGGTCGCCCTTCCTGGCCGCCCTGCAATTCTTCGGCGGCATGTTCATCGCCGCCGGCCTGTTCACCCGCCCCATGGCGCTCGCCAATGCCGTGATGCTGGCCATGACCCTCTGGTTCCACGTCACCCATCCCTATGGCGACGCCTTCCTGACCCCGGCCGGCATCGAGGCGTTGAAGGCCGGCGGCCAGCAGTTGTTCACGCCGCAGGCATTGGTGCGGCTGAAGGATGGCGGTCACGTTTTCCTGGAACAGGTTCAGGGCAAGGCAGAACTGGCATCGCTGTTCTGGACCGGAGGCGCCTTCCTTTACGCCGCCTTCGGAGGAGGCTACCTGTCGCTCGACCGGCTGCTGTTCCGCAAGCAATTCTGA
- the msrQ gene encoding protein-methionine-sulfoxide reductase heme-binding subunit MsrQ, whose amino-acid sequence MVSLPALPRRYHKASVWALYAIGLIPAAWYFYLGLTGGLGFNPVKEFEHQLGIWALRFIIATLAITPLRDLAGINWVRYRRALGLIAFYYVLLHFSVYVSLDLRFNFGAVGGDIAKRPYITIGFACLLMLIPLAVTSNNWSIRKLAQGWNRLHRLIYLIAAGGALHYALAVRSVTLVPFIHIALITLLLAYRSIRRPVMNWKRANSKPAKPAASQRARQNG is encoded by the coding sequence ATGGTGAGCCTCCCCGCCCTGCCCCGCCGCTATCACAAGGCCAGCGTCTGGGCGCTCTACGCAATCGGGCTCATTCCGGCCGCCTGGTACTTCTACCTCGGGCTGACCGGAGGGCTCGGCTTCAATCCGGTCAAGGAGTTCGAGCATCAGCTCGGCATCTGGGCGCTGCGGTTCATCATCGCGACACTTGCGATCACGCCGCTGCGCGATCTCGCCGGCATCAACTGGGTGCGCTATCGCCGGGCGCTCGGGCTGATCGCCTTCTACTACGTGCTCTTGCATTTCTCGGTCTATGTGTCGCTCGACCTACGCTTCAATTTCGGTGCGGTGGGCGGCGATATCGCCAAGCGGCCCTATATCACCATCGGGTTTGCCTGCCTGCTGATGCTGATCCCGCTTGCGGTCACCTCCAACAACTGGTCGATCCGCAAGCTCGCGCAGGGTTGGAACAGGCTGCACAGGCTGATCTACCTGATCGCCGCCGGCGGGGCGCTCCACTATGCGCTCGCGGTCAGATCGGTGACGCTGGTGCCGTTCATCCATATCGCGCTGATTACGCTGCTGCTTGCCTATCGATCCATCAGGCGGCCGGTCATGAATTGGAAGAGGGCCAACAGCAAACCGGCGAAGCCTGCAGCTTCCCAGAGGGCGAGGCAGAACGGTTGA